A stretch of the Vitis riparia cultivar Riparia Gloire de Montpellier isolate 1030 chromosome 13, EGFV_Vit.rip_1.0, whole genome shotgun sequence genome encodes the following:
- the LOC117927662 gene encoding putative disease resistance RPP13-like protein 1 yields the protein MEVVGEALLSTALGLLFDKLTSSDLIKFARQEDVHTELKKWEKELQSIRQELNDAEEKQITDEAVKSWLFDLRVLAYDMEDVLDEFAYELMRRKLMGAEVDEASTSMVRKFIPTCCTSFSPTHVVRNVKMGSKIRGITSRLQDISARKAGLGLEKAAGGATSAWQRPPPTTPIAYEPGVYGRDEDKKAILDLLCKVGPKENSVGVISIVGMGGLGKTTLARLVYNDEMAKNFDLKAWVCVSDVFDVENITKAILNSVESSDASGSLDFQQVQKKLTDELTGKKFLLILDDVWNKNFDNWDRLRAPLSVGAKGSKVIVTTRNKNVALMMGAAENLHELNPLSEDACWSVFEKHAFEHRNMEDHPNLVSIGRKIVGKCGGLPLAAKALGGLLRSKQREEEWERVLNSKIWDFSSTECEILPALLLSYHCLPSYLKRCFAYCAMFRNDYEFDSKTLVLLWMAEGLIQQPNADNRTMEDLGDDNFCELLSRSFFQSSGNDESRFVMHDLICDLARVASSEICFCLEDNLESTRQSTISKETRHLSFIRGKFDVLKKFEAFQELEHLRTFVALPIHGTFTESFVTSLVCDHLVPKFRYLRVLSLSEYMIFELPDSIGGLKHLRYLNLSFTQIKLLPDSVTNLYNLQTLILSNCEHLTRLPSNIGNLISLRHLDVVGCSLQEMPQQIGKLKKLQTLSDFIVAKRGFLGIKELKDLSNLRGKICISKLENVVDVQDARDANLNTKLNVESLSMIWSKELVDSHNEDTEMGVLLSLQPHTNLKELRIEYYGGRKFPNWMCDPSYTKLVALSLIGCIRCISLPSVGQLPLLKKLVIKKMDGVKSVGLEFEGQGSLHAKPFQCLESLWFEDMKEWEEWCWSTKSFSRLRQLEIKNCPRLIKKLPTHLTSLVKLSIENCPEMMVPLPTDLPSLEELNIYYCPEMMPQFDNHEFLIMPLRGASRSAIDITSHIYLKVGGISGLSRLQPEFMQSLPRLELLEIDNSGQLQCLWLDGLGLGNLSRLRILSCDQLVSLGGEEEEEQGLPYNLQHLEIRKCDKLEKLPHGLQSYTSLAELIIEDCPKLVSFPEKGFPLMLRGLAISNCESLSSLPDRMMMRNSSNNVCHLEYLEIEECPSLICFPKGRLPTTLRRLFISNCENLVSLPEDIHVCALEQLIIERCPSLIGFPKGKLPPTLKNTANCGLQILDISQCSSLASFPTGKFPSTLKSITIDNCAQMQPISEEMFHCNTNALEKLSILGHPNLKTIPDCLYNLKDLRIEKCENLDLQPHLLRNLTSLSSLQITNCENIKVPLSEWGLARLTSLRTLTIGGIFLEATSFPNHHHHLFLLPTTLVELCISNFQNLESLAFLSLQTLTSLRKLDVFRCPKLQSFIPREGLPDMLSELYIRDCPLLIQRCSKGKGEDWPKIAHIPCVKIDDKLILEQ from the coding sequence ATGGAAGTTGTTGGAGAGGCTCTTCTTTCCACTGCCCTCGGCTTGCTGTTTGACAAGTTGACTTCCTCTGATCTTATTAAGTTCGCACGGCAGGAGGATGTCCACACCGAACTCAAGAAATGGGAGAAGGAGTTGCAGAGCATCCGGCAAGAGCTCAACGACGCGGAGGAGAAGCAGATCACAGATGAGGCTGTCAAATCATGGCTGTTTGATCTGAGGGTTTTGGCGTATGATATGGAGGATGTCTTGGACGAGTTTGCTTACGAATTGATGAGAAGAAAGCTGATGGGGGCGGAAGTTGATGAAGCCAGCACAAGCATGGTACGCAAGTTCATTCCTACGTGCTGCACTAGTTTCAGTCCAACTCATGTTGTGCGTAATGTCAAGATGGGGTCCAAGATTAGAGGGATCACAAGCAGATTGCAAGACATTTCAGCTAGAAAAGCTGGACTTGGCCTGGAAAAGGCGGCAGGAGGAGCTACTTCCGCTTGGCAAAGGCCACCACCCACTACACCTATAGCATACGAACCTGGCGTTTATGGCAGGGATGAAGATAAAAAAGCGATTCTTGATTTGCTGTGCAAGGTTGGGCCCAAGGAAAACAGTGTTGGCGTCATTTCCATTGTTGGCATGGGCGGTCTGGGCAAGACAACACTTGCACGGCTGGTTTACAACGATGAAATGGCCAAAAATTTTGACCTAAAAGCGTGGGTTTGTGTGTCTGACGTGTTTGATGTGGAGAATATAACAAAAGCAATTCTCAATTCGGTGGAAAGTTCTGATGCAAGCGGCTCGTTGGACTTCCAACAAGTTCAAAAGAAATTGACAGACGAGTTGACAGGGAAAAAGTTTTTACTCATTCTAGACGATGTGTGGAACAAGAATTTTGATAATTGGGATCGATTGCGTGCCCCTTTGAGTGTAGGGGCGAAAGGAAGCAAAGTCATAGTTACAACACGCAATAAAAATGTTGCATTGATGATGGGAGCTGCCGAGAATCTTCATGAACTAAACCCCTTGTCAGAAGACGCTTGTTGGTCTGTGTTTGAGAAGCATGCATTTGAACATAGAAATATGGAAGATCATCCAAACTTGGTGTCCATTGGGAGGAAAATTGTTGGCAAGTGTGGGGGATTGCCCCTAGCAGCAAAAGCCCTTGGTGGTCTCTTACGCTCTAAACAGAGGGAAGAAGAATGGGAAAGAGTATTGAATAgcaaaatttgggatttttcaaGCACGGAATGTGAGATTCTTCCTGCGTTGCTGTTGAGCTATCACTGTCTCCCGTCATATTTGAAGAGGTGTTTTGCATACTGTGCCATGTTCCGCAACGACTATGAGTTTGACTCAAAAACTTTGGTCCTCCTGTGGATGGCTGAAGGTTTAATTCAGCAACCAAACGCTGACAACCGCACAATGGAAGATCTAGGAGACGACAATTTTTGTGAATTATTGTCAAGGTCATTTTTTCAATCATCAGGTAACGATGAATCCCGTTTTGTGATGCATGATCTTATCTGTGATCTAGCTCGAGTTGCTTCTAGTGAAATATGCTTTTGTTTGGAAGATAACTTGGAAAGTACTCGACAATCCACAATTTCCAAAGAGACTCGTCATTTATCATTCATTCGTGGAAAATTCgatgtgttaaaaaaatttgaagccTTTCAAGAGTTAGAACATTTACGAACATTTGTGGCTTTACCAATTCATGGTACGTTTACAGAATCTTTTGTAACTAGTTTGGTGTGTGATCATTTGGTGCCAAAATTTCGATATTTAAGAGTCCTCTCTTTGAGTGAATATATGATATTTGAGTTACCAGATTCTATTGGTGGATTAAAGCATCTACGTTATTTGAATTTGTCTTTCACCCAAATCAAATTATTGCCAGATTCAGTGACCAATCTCTATAATTTACAAACATTGATACTATCCAATTGTGAGCATCTTACAAGGTTGCCTTCCAACATTGGAAATTTAATTAGCCTTAGACATCTTGATGTTGTTGGATGTTCATTGCAAGAGATGCCACAGCAAATAggcaaattaaagaaattgcaAACCTTGTCAGATTTTATTGTCGCCAAACGAGGATTTTTGGGAATAAAGGAGTTGAAGGATTTGTCAAATCTGCGGGGGAAgatatgcatttcaaaattggaaaatgttGTGGATGTTCAAGATGCTAGGGATGCCAATCTAAACACTAAGCTCAATGTTGAAAGCTTGAGTATGATTTGGAGTAAAGAATTGGTTGATTCACATAATGAAGACACTGAAATGGGAGTCCTCCTCTCTCTACAACCTCATACCAATCTGAAGGAACTCAGGATTGAATATTATGGTGGTCGAAAATTCCCAAACTGGATGTGTGATCCCTCTTACACTAAATTGGTTGCGTTAAGTCTTATTGGTTGTATAAGATGCATATCACTACCTTCCGTTGGGCAACTACCCCTCCTCAAGAAGTTAGTCATCAAAAAAATGGATGGAGTGAAAAGTGTGGGGCTGGAGTTTGAGGGCCAAGGTTCTCTTCATGCTAAGCCTTTCCAATGCTTAGAGTCTTTGTGGTTTGAGGACATGAAGGAATGGGAAGAGTGGTGTTGGTCAACAAAGTCATTTTCTCGCCTCCGTCAGTTGGAGATAAAAAATTGTCCAAGATTGATTAAGAAATTACCCACACACCTAACTTCTCTAGTAAAGCTCAGTATTGAGAATTGCCCAGAAATGATGGTTCCACTTCCAACAGACTTGCCTTCTCTTGAAGAGCTCAATATTTATTATTGCCCAGAAATGATGCCACAGTTTGACAACCATGAATTTCTCATTATGCCACTGAGGGGAGCGAGTAGAAGCGCAATTGACATCACCTCACatatttatttgaaagttgGTGGAATATCAGGGCTTTCCAGACTTCAGCCGGAGTTTATGCAGTCCCTGCCGAGGCTTGAACTTCTAGAAATTGACAATTCTGGTCAGTTGCAATGTTTGTGGCTGGATGGGTTGGGATTAGGAAACCTCTCTCGCCTTCGAATATTGAGTTGTGACCAACTTGTATCCTTGGGaggggaggaggaggaagagcaAGGGCTGCCTTACAATCTTCAGCATTTGGAAATTCGTAAGTGTGATAAGTTGGAGAAGCTTCCGCATGGATTACAAAGCTATACATCTCTTGCAGAGTTGATCATCGAGGATTGCCCAAAACTGGTGTCATTTCCAGAGAAGGGTTTCCCGCTCATGCTTAGAGGTCTTGCTATTTCTAATTGTGAAAGTCTAAGTAGTCTACCTGATAGGATGATGATGAGAAACAGCAGCAACAACGTGTGTCACCTAGAATACTTGGAGATAGAGGAGTGTCCATCTCTTATTTGCTTTCCAAAAGGGCGGTTACCCACCACCCTTAGGCGACTATTCATATCCAATTGTGAAAATCTAGTGTCTCTTCCAGAAGACATCCATGTGTGTGCCCTTGAACAGTTAATTATAGAGAGGTGTCCATCTCTCATTGGTTTTCCAAAAGGTAAGCTACCCCCCACTCTCAAGAACACAGCCAATTGTGGTCTTCAAATCTTGGATATCTCGCAATGTTCATCTCTCGCATCCTTTCCTACTGGCAAGTTTCCCTCTACCCTTAAATCTATTACGATTGATAATTGTGCACAGATGCAGCCAATTTCAGAGGAGATGTTTCACTGTAATACTAATGCACTTGAAAAGTTGTCCATCTTGGGACACCCTAATCTCAAAACCATACCAGATTGCCTCTACAACCTCAAAGATCTTCGGATTGAAAAATGCGAGAATCTGGACTTGCAGCCTCATCTATTGCGAAACCTCACTTCTCTTTCATCACTTCAGATCACTAATTGTGAGAATATCAAAGTGCCCTTATCAGAATGGGGACTTGCCAGATTGACCTCTCTTAGAACTCTTACCATTGGTGGCATATTTCTGGAAGCCACCTCCTTTCCTAATCACCACCACCACTTGTTTCTTCTTCCTACTACTCTAGTTGAGCTTTGCATTTCAAATTTCCAGAATCTGGAATCCTTGGCCTTCCTGTCTCTCCAAACGCTGACCTCTCTTAGAAAGCTAGACGTCTTCCGATGTCCTAAGCTCCAGTCGTTTATACCAAGGGAAGGGCTGCCTGACATGCTTTCAGAACTGTATATAAGAGACTGCCCACTCCTAATTCAAAGGTGCTCAAAAGGGAAAGGGGAAGATTGGCCCAAGATTGCCCACATCCCCTGTGTGAAAATAGATGACAAATTGATCCTTGAGCAATAA